The following are encoded together in the Janthinobacterium sp. Marseille genome:
- a CDS encoding 6,7-dimethyl-8-ribityllumazine synthase — MQHPIDIKTKSAVRRIAFIQASWHKEIVDQCRIAFIAEMAERGYTEDSIDFFEVAGAFEIPLHAKVLAKSGRYAAVVGTGLVVDGGVYRHEFVSQAVISGLMQVQLETEVPVISAVLTPHHFHSHDEHQNFFFQHFLVKGKEAAHACADTIARLQKIEALTQERIAA; from the coding sequence ATGCAACATCCGATTGATATCAAAACCAAATCTGCAGTACGTCGTATCGCTTTTATACAAGCCAGCTGGCACAAGGAAATCGTTGACCAATGCCGCATCGCATTCATCGCCGAGATGGCTGAACGCGGTTATACGGAAGACAGTATCGACTTCTTTGAAGTAGCCGGTGCCTTTGAAATCCCCTTGCACGCCAAAGTGCTGGCCAAGAGCGGCCGTTATGCCGCTGTCGTTGGTACCGGCCTGGTGGTCGATGGCGGCGTGTATCGCCATGAATTCGTGTCGCAGGCTGTCATCAGCGGTTTGATGCAGGTGCAGCTGGAAACGGAAGTGCCGGTGATTTCAGCCGTGCTGACCCCGCATCATTTCCATTCGCACGACGAACATCAAAACTTCTTCTTCCAGCACTTCCTGGTCAAGGGCAAGGAAGCGGCCCATGCTTGCGCCGATACCATCGCGCGCCTGCAAAAGATCGAAGCACTGACGCAGGAACGTATCGCTGCCTGA